One genomic region from Mauremys reevesii isolate NIE-2019 linkage group 7, ASM1616193v1, whole genome shotgun sequence encodes:
- the RPS24 gene encoding 40S ribosomal protein S24 isoform X2, which produces MNDTVTIRTRKFMTNRLLQRKQMVIDVLHPGKATVPKTEIREKLAKMYKTTPDVIFVFGFRTHFGGGKTTGFGMIYDSLDYAKKNEPKHRLARHGLYEKKKTSRKQRKERKNRMKKVRGTAKANVGAGKK; this is translated from the exons ATG AATGACACAGTGACCATCAGAACCAGGAAGTTCATGACTAATAGACTGCTTCAGCGTAAGCAAATG GTGATTGATGTTCTTCATCCTGGAAAGGCCACAGTTCCCAAAACTGAAATCAGGGAAAAGCTGGCAAAAATGTACAAAACAACGCCAGATGTAATTTTCGTCTTTGGCTTCAGAACCCATTTTGGTGGTGGCAAGACGACAGGCTTTGGCATGATTTATGATTCCCTCGACTATGCAAAGAAGAATGAACCAAAGCACAGACTGGCCAGG CATGGCTTGTATGAAAAGAAGAAGACTTCAAGAAAACAGCGAAAGGAGCGGAAGAACAGAATGAAGAAAGTCAGGGGCACAGCCAAGGCAAATGTTGGTGCTGGCAAGAAG TGA
- the RPS24 gene encoding 40S ribosomal protein S24 isoform X1, which produces MNDTVTIRTRKFMTNRLLQRKQMVIDVLHPGKATVPKTEIREKLAKMYKTTPDVIFVFGFRTHFGGGKTTGFGMIYDSLDYAKKNEPKHRLARHGLYEKKKTSRKQRKERKNRMKKVRGTAKANVGAGKKK; this is translated from the exons ATG AATGACACAGTGACCATCAGAACCAGGAAGTTCATGACTAATAGACTGCTTCAGCGTAAGCAAATG GTGATTGATGTTCTTCATCCTGGAAAGGCCACAGTTCCCAAAACTGAAATCAGGGAAAAGCTGGCAAAAATGTACAAAACAACGCCAGATGTAATTTTCGTCTTTGGCTTCAGAACCCATTTTGGTGGTGGCAAGACGACAGGCTTTGGCATGATTTATGATTCCCTCGACTATGCAAAGAAGAATGAACCAAAGCACAGACTGGCCAGG CATGGCTTGTATGAAAAGAAGAAGACTTCAAGAAAACAGCGAAAGGAGCGGAAGAACAGAATGAAGAAAGTCAGGGGCACAGCCAAGGCAAATGTTGGTGCTGGCAAGAAG AAGTGA